The genomic DNA CACCAGCACCCCGTCCTACGCCCTTCACCTGTGCGAGGAGATAGAGGCCAGAGGCATCAGGGACAGGCTAAAGCTTAGGCTGGCCATCTTAGGGGGGGAGGCCTGGACCGAGGCCATGAGGGACGAGATAGAGTCCAGGCTAGGTGTGGTGGCCCTGAACTCCTACGGCCTTTCGGAGATACTGGGGCCAGGGGTCGCAATGGAATGCCCCGACAAGGTCGGGATGCACTTTAACGACGAACACTTCTTCGTCGAGATACTGGACGAGGCCGGGAGGCCCCTTCCGGTAGGGGAGGAGGGGGAGATAGTCATCACATCCTTCACCAAAGAGGCCTTCCCCCTGATCCGCTACAGGACCAGAGATCTGGGGAGGCTGGTGGAGGCCCGGTGTTCCTGCGGAAGATCCGGCCTTATGCTGGACAGGGTGAAAGGAAGAAACGACGACATGCTGATAATCAGGGGGGTAAACGTATTTCCCTCCCAGATCGAGGCGGCCTTGGGACAGGTTCCGGGGCTTACGCTGAACTACATCATAGAGGTCGAGGAAAAGGGCCATCTCAAGGATATGACGGTCCTCTGCGAGTCCAGAGACTTCCTCGATCCCGGCCAGGGTAAGGAGCTTTTCAACCGCTCTTCCTCCAGGCTAAAAGAGATACTAGGGATAAGGGTGAACTTCCGTCTTCTGGAGCCGGGCACCTTGGACAGATCTACCGGCAAAGCGGTAAGACTGAGAAAAGTAAGCTGAAAAGGGGAGGTATTACGATGCAGTCCAACGAGATGAAGAAAACAGCGGTGGTATCGGAGTTAAAGGGAAACAACGACCAGAGGTCTCCCCTTTTCGACGTTGAGTACGGCCCAGAAGGGGCCTGTATGGCCTACAGCGATGTGATGGTAGAGGACAGACGGAGATAGTAAAGTGAGAGGGAGCCACTTAAGTGGCTCCCTCTGTACACGAAAAAATATTACGCCCCAAGCTGTTCTCCTATAGAATCAAGTATTAGCTGTGTGCTTTCTGGAAGAGGAAAAGATATCTCATCTACAATATTAAACATACAAAAACATTCACTTGAAAAATCAAAAATAATATAGTCGTTATCAAAACAATCAACTATTGGTAGTATTTTTTTGCTTACAAAATCCACATTAAGCTCTTGCTCTGCATTCTCGACTTCATTGATGCCCAAAATCCGCCAGCTATTTTTTTCGTTCACTTCAATAAATTTATTTTCAAATAAAAAAAGCGATAAAATTAACCTATTTATCTTTTTAACGCTATAGATGCTTTTTATAAGAGACATTTTGCTCTCTGTCAGAGAAAGTTGGCTCTCAATCGTTGTTTCTCGAAGTTCTTTCATTAGGTCGTTTAACTGCATTTTTGCACCTCCACCCTTGCTTAATGACGAAGAGAATTAGCTATTTTGTCGTAGGGGCCAT from Dethiosulfovibrio salsuginis includes the following:
- a CDS encoding phenylacetate--CoA ligase family protein yields the protein MTGAKPEFSGLKDALKRVWEVKGVYYRRMAEMGISPDDVNSMEDFQSLPLTTKEDIRDSYPTGMMACDQAKVVRFHASSGTTGKPTVVPYSAKDLDIWTQCMAQCLRTAGVTEKDVFQVILGYGLFTGALGFHYGAEAVGAAVVPTGGGFTDRQLTLMEDLGTTVFTSTPSYALHLCEEIEARGIRDRLKLRLAILGGEAWTEAMRDEIESRLGVVALNSYGLSEILGPGVAMECPDKVGMHFNDEHFFVEILDEAGRPLPVGEEGEIVITSFTKEAFPLIRYRTRDLGRLVEARCSCGRSGLMLDRVKGRNDDMLIIRGVNVFPSQIEAALGQVPGLTLNYIIEVEEKGHLKDMTVLCESRDFLDPGQGKELFNRSSSRLKEILGIRVNFRLLEPGTLDRSTGKAVRLRKVS